The following DNA comes from Pongo pygmaeus isolate AG05252 chromosome 9, NHGRI_mPonPyg2-v2.0_pri, whole genome shotgun sequence.
CTGTCACCTTAGAGTTCAAAGGGCAAAATGGAGCCTCTTAACTGTTCTCTGCTAGAGAGAAACAGTGTCCCATGGAGGAGAAGGAATCCTTGTCTCTGAAAAATGCAGAGTACTTAACTGGCTGAAGAGAGGACCCTGTTACCACCATCTTAGATTTGAATGCAGCCCAAAAGGGCATAggccaagaaaataaaaggaaaaagtataTGTTCCCTACTTCAGAGCTGGGGGCTAGCAGTCAACCTATGAAATGTTCATTCACTCAGTTGGGCAGTTGGCCAATTGGTCAACAAAGATGGGTGAGACCCTAATATGTGATACGCcatgaggaaataaaaatgaataaaacacttACGCTCTACAGAACTCATAGTCTTATTGGAGAAATTAGTTTTCATGGTGCCAGACTGAGTGTACGGTACAGTATGGGTGCCTGCATGACTACTCCATTGGAAATATCCAATAGGAAGTGGATGAACTGGGTTGATGCCTGGAGTCTGGACATACTGGGAAAGTTAAAACCATGGAATTTGCTGAAGTCACATAAGTACTATGTGAGGAAGAGGGGGCTGAAGATGGAACAGTGAGGGCACCAATTTTAAGGGgcagttagagaaaaaaaaaacattccagGAAAGAGATAAAAGGAGAATCAAAGAGCTGAAATAATCAAATATATGCACTACCTTGGAAACCAAGGGAGTAGAGAGCTTCTAGAAGGAGAGAATTACCAAGAgtataaaatgttaaagaaagcCCGCTAATATAggcatatatttaaaagtttaagtctgtggGATGTGGCAGAATGCGCATGATCGGTGATTCAGCACAGTTTCAGCAGGGCATTGTGAGTGGAAGCCAAGCGAAAATTGGTAGAAGGTGAAGGTCAGGTAATGAGGCCAGCAAATGTAGACTCTTCTTTAAGGAAATTTGGATAAGGAGGGAGAAAAGACTGGGTGGTAGGTAGAGGAGGAAGTAGAGTCTAAGAATAAATGTTTTTGAGGATGAGAGAAACTTGAGCACATTTCTAGGCTAAAGGAGAAGATGATGAGTACAGCAAGGTCCTGGAGTTGATGGTGGAAGGACAGAGTCAAGAGTGGGGTCAAGAGCACAGAGGGGAAGGCAATGTTACCCTCTAAGACCTGGAGAAAGGAAGTGCAAACGGTGCTGGCCACAGATAGGTTTATAAAGGGAAAGGAAGCTAAAGGAGAAAGGACAATAACAACTTCCATGTTCTAAAAAATCCAGGTGGGAGGCAATGCCACCTGCTGAAACTGAGCTGGGTGATGACTGGTTGGGAGACTTGAAGAGGACAGTGAGAGTTTAGAATAGAATTATTTCTGAGAGAAATGGGAGGAAAAGTCAGCTAAAGACAACACAGGTTGAGGAGCAACTCTCAAGCCTGGGTGAGGTGGCTGCATATCGTGGAAAGAGCATTGAGTTGAGCAGTAGAAAACCTGAGCTCTGGATCCAGCTTGGACACCAATGAGCTATGTGTACTTGAACAACTCCTCCACTGTCTGGGAGTTCTCATGCCAGCCAATCCAGAAATGTGGCagggacgggcatggtggctcacgtctgtaatcccagcactttgggaggtcgaggcaggtggatcacctgaggtcaggagttcgagaccatcctggtcaacatggtgaaaccccatctctactaaaaatattttttaaattagcggggcgtggtggtgggtgcctgtaatcccagctactcaggaggctgaggcaggagaattgcttgaacccaggagatggaggttgcagtgagccaacacggtgccactgcactccagcctgggcgacagagtgagactccatctcaaaaaaacaaaacaaaaaaaaagaaatgtggctaTATGACCTCTTAAGTCCTAAAAGGAAACCTCACTCACATTAAAAGATGtcaatcagccaggcacagtggctcatggctataatcccaacactttgggaggctagggaaggaggataatttgagcccaggagttcaagaccaacctgggcaaaatagggataccctgtgtctacaaaaactacaaaaattagccaggcatgttggcatacacttatgccagctacttgggaggctgaagtgggaggattgcttgagcccaggagctcgaggctgcagtgagccatgatcacaccactgcacttcagcctgagtgacagagcaaggaaaaaaaaaaagatgtctcaaaaaaaaaacaaaaaaacactatgtCAACGATCAGTGCAATCTCCTTCCCTGAATCCAATTTAGAATGAGGGGTCTCTGTCTTCTCTTGGTCTTCTGACCAGGTGGTCAGGAGAAGAACTAGTTAGAAACCTCTTTAACTGTTTGTCTTGCCTTTTCTCccatttgctcatttattcatttgcacattcattcaacaaataaagtTCCTaccatgttccaggcactgcACTGGATACTGTTCAAAAATAATCCCACCTGCATGAGGTTCTAAGACAGTTCActtcttttatttccattatacTTTGACTCATGACCGCCTCTCCCTATCACACACACTCCACCTCTAGCTACACTACCTCTCTTGTCCTTTTCCAAAGCTGCATCTTATTCAGCTATTCTTTCTACCCAGAATGCCTTTCTCTATCTGGTATATTCCTGCTTACTCTTCAAGGCCCAGACAAATGTCATTTCCTCTATTAAGCTTTCCCTGACCCTCACCCTTGGACAAAATTAATAGCTTCTACCCTTTTTTCATATGCAGTCATATAAGCACTAAAAGATAATGTATACGTTCTATTCAATTAATTGcatgtatgttttaattttttcacttCATCATAAACTTTGGAAGCAGCAGTTGATTCTTCATATCAGCACTCTTTTCTTTCATAATATCTAATTATTTTAGGTCATAATAGTGCTCGTTAAATGTTTGGATTAAATCTAATTGAATTGAATTCAAGTGCCAGATCTCTGTAGTATGTCTACCATGCAACTCCACTACCCTAAGGttttgtttgcctgtttgtttgtttgtttgtttttgtttttttgagacagctttaacacctaggctggagtgcagtggtgcaatctcggctcactgcaacctccacctcccaggctcaactgttcctcccacttcagcctcctgagtagctgggactacaggtgcataccaccacgcccagctaatttttttgtattttttgtagagacagggtttcgccatgttgtccaggctggtgtctaactcctgggctcaagcaatctgcccacctcagcgtcccaaagtgctgggattataggtgtaagccactgctgCCGGTCAACTCTGAGTTTTGAGACAGATTTGAGGACTAATTGAAAAGCCAGCTTCCCTGGGACATCCAGGGTTTTTACAAGAAAAGGATCACCAAGGCTGAATATTTTATAAGGAACTCAGCCTAAAGGCTTTGGATAGTGCACACCTACTCCTTGCCAGGGCATTAGCTGCTCAAGAAGCAGAGTGTTCTGGACTGGATAGGCAATATCCTTACTTACACATACTACAGTACAATCCTGATGCTAACCCCCCAAATTAGTGTCAGACCCTACAGGTTAAGAGCATGATTCCCAACCAGATTGCCCTCACTTTAAATGCCAGCTGCAAGTTCAGGGTACCCCAGACTACTCACACTTCTGACAAACTGCCTACAGTCTTAAGGATTCCCATGACCTTCCGCactgataatttgctagaataacTCACAGAACTTAAGAAAGTGCTGTACTTCctatttcagttttattaaaaaataaaatcagaaccaGCTAAATGAAAAGGGAAAGGCCTAGGAGGGTAATGAACACAGAGCCTCCGTGCCCTCTCCCCGTGGAATTAGAACACATCGCCCCCAGCACTCTCCCACACTCTGCCAGCACATTGATGGGTTCACCAACCAGGAAGCTCCACCAAGTTTTTATTGAGGTGTctttacataggcatgattgattgaaTCATTGGCCACTTGACTGATATCAATCTCTAGGATCCCTTCCTGGGGCTGATATCACTAGTTTCAAAGCTGCAATCCTCTTACCATATGGTTGGTCTTGACCAGCACCATCCTGAGTCATTGCCATACATAAACTCAGGTATGGTCTAAGGGTCCACCACAGATAACAAAGCCACTCCTGTCACTCATGAAATTCCAAGGGTTAGAAACACCCTCCCAGGATACCAGGACAAAGATGAGACAAATTATTTATTATCACCTTGAATTCAATTGGGTGATTTAGTCTACAATCCAGATAACTAAGTATAGATACCATCATTTTCATGGATTTGAATCTTTCTTCATCTTGGCCTCAAATAACCATGGAAATACTTCAGAGCATCTGAACAACTCCATGACCAGCTAATACTCTATCTCTCTTCTGTCTTTACAGGTACTTTGGCTCAGTCAATCAAAGGTAGGAGAAATGGCTTCTTTCTATACTCAGACTCAGAATATTGACGGAAATTTGGCTTCCTACAACAGTAGTCCTACAGGAGCAAACAGTTTAGAATGAATGAAAGGATGGGGATAGATAGGTGATGCCTCTATTGTCAACCAAATCAGTGACATGACATAATCTGTTCTGGGCAGCTTGCCTGTAGCTAAGCATTTAACTGGTCTCTTACAGGAGAAACAGGACCCTAGTAGCTAGGGACACATCTCAAACTGTGACCCATGAACCAGCAGGTATTGGCGTCACCTGGGATCCTGACCTTAGTCTCTGTCAATCCTTCTCTTTAGTTCATCTATTCTACCTAAAGTGATCTCATCATCTGGTATGCTGTTAGCAGTTTCTTACCTGTATAGTATCTTCCAAATAACATGCCCCAAAATCCCAAAGTTTTACCCCTACTAATTACAGCAATGTCTCTTTTATTCTTCATCCCCTGACGCAGATATTGGCGTCACCCGAGAGCATGTTAGTAATGCAGAATCTCCCCTCCCCAGAACTACTAAATAGCACCTgaaattttaacaagatccccatgTGATTCATGTGCACatcaaagtttgagaaacactactCTAATGATCTCCTAGTATGCAGAAGCAGGGAGAATTTCAGAGGCAAGATCCTTAATAGAACCATGGCTTTTCTCATTTCAGGAAACCACTTGGTTAAGGTGTATGACTATCAAGAAGATGGTTCGGTACTTCTGACTTGTGATGCGGAAGCCAAAAATATCACGTGGTTTAAAGATGGGAAGATGATAGGCTTcctaactgaaaataaaaaaaaatggaatctggGAAGTAATACCAAGGACCCTCGAGGGATGTATCAGTGTAAAGGATCACAGAAAAAGTCAAAACCACTCCAAGTGTATTACAGAAGTATGTAATCCCCTTTGGTCTGTTTGTTGTGAAATTAATCAGTATTTGCTGTTCTGGTGAGCTTTTTATCTGGGGTGAAAGTGGAAATAGATCCTCAACAGTGATATTATTGCCTGTTCTCTTAATTTCAGCTTGCCTCTTTTAAAATACCGTAAGATACTTCCCTCACCCTATTGAAAAAACTACAGCCAGTCCTGTAAAACTTTCTTTACCTTTGGGTGGGCTCCATGGATTTGAGCAATTCAGCACTGAGTTGAATGAAGGGGTTGGGGAGACAAGGGCGATCATAAGGTGAGCAGCAGTGAggactggagcgcagtggagcaTGAAGAGCATCTAGTCTTCCTTCTGTTCCAGATACTTCCTGGTAGTTAGACTACATGGGCTTCCCCAGGAATCCTGGGGGACTGAAGAGCATCAAGATGCATTGAGTTTTGGCGCAAGGATCTTCCCTTGCCCTGCCACCCACAGAGGAAAATGCCTGCTGCCCTCCACAGGGGCATTATTGCAGATAGGCAGGAGAAAACAAACCAGGAAAAACAACTTTCGCAACCTGAAGGTTTGTCTCTCCTTTTCCCTACAGTGTGTCAGAACTGCATTGAACTAAATgcagccaccatatctggctttCTCTTTGCTGAAATCATCAGCATTTTCGTCCTTGCTGTTGGGGTCTACTTCATTGCTGGACAGGATGGAGTTCGCCAGTCGAGAGGTAAAAGAATGCTCTTAGATAAGAGATGGGACCACCTGAGACCCTCAGCTTTCCTCCTACCATTATGTACCCAATAGAAGAGACTGAGTTGGTGCCTCTTGCTAATGTGCATAGTTGGGTGAGGCTGTATTtctctgagacaggagaaaaggaTACGTGGTGTTATCACAGCATGTTCACCTGTCTCAAGATAAAATTCCCACTGATTTATCCtctgtgacaaaaaaaaaaaaaaaaaaaaacaggtgcagtggctcacacctgtaatcacaacactttgggaggccgaggcgggcagatcacgaggtcaggagatcgagaccatcctggctaacacggtgaaaccccgtctttactaaaaatacaaaaaattagccaggcgtggtggtgggcgcctgtagtcccagctactctggaggctgaggcaggagaatggcgtgaacctgggaggcggagcttgcatgagccgagatggtgcaactgcacttcagcctgggcgacagagcgagactccatctcaaaaaaaaaaaaaaaaaactattttaagtaaACCCTTATATACAGAAAAGTGAATCACAAGCATacagctcaaaaaaaaattcacagagcAAATTCACCCACGCAGCCAGCACATAATTTAAGAAAGACAATATTACCAATGCCATCGAAGCCCCTCCTGTGGTCACTTCCAGCCACTACCCATCCTCAAGAGTGAGCATTGTCCTGACTTCTAACAACAAGGATTAACtttacttgtttttgttctttatgtAAATGGACTCATATATTAAGTATTCTTGTGAgtagcttctttcactcaacaacaTGTTTATGTGCTTTATCCATACTCTTGTGTGTATATAAAACTCTTATTGTtatttagtattccattttgtgaatATAACCCGATTTATTATGCATTCTACCTTGTGtggattctgtttctttttttgtgcaGCTTCAGACAAGCAGACTCTGTTGCCCAATGACCAGCTCTACCAGGTAAGGGGATGAAGAATAAAACAGACATTGCTGTAATTAGTGGGGGTAAATCTTTGGGATTGAGGGGCATGTTATTTGGAAGATTCTATACAGGTAAGAAACTGCTAACAGCATACCAGATGATGAGATCACTTTGGGTAGAATAGATGAACTAAAGAGAAGGACTGACAGAGACTGAGGTCAGGATCTAGTGAGCACAAGTTGAAGAACACACTGAGAGggacagatgaagaaactctCAACAGGCCGGGCACTCACTATAGACaagccatggctcatgcctgtaatcccagcactttgggaagccaaaacaggtgaatcacctgaggtcaggaattcgagacaagcctggccaacatgatgaaactctgtctctactaaaaatacaaaaaaaattaaccaggcgcggtggcgtgcacctgtagtcccagctactcagtaggctgaggcaggagtaccacttgaacccaggaggcagaggttgcagtgagctgcgattgcgccactgcactacagcctgggcaacagagcaagactccatctcaaaaaaaaaaaaaagagagagagagaaagaaaaaagacagagccTCCATCTCCTTGTCCTCTTTCCATCCTCAGGACCATGAAGTACCCACTCCAAACTCTCACATataaaaaacattcaataaacatgCATCAAATTAATTAATAGAGGATGGAAAAAATGACTTATGACTGTGCTGTCCTTTCCAGCCCCTCAAGGATCGAGAAGATGACCAGTACAGCCACCTTCAAGGAAACCAATTGAGGAGGAATTGAACTCAGGACTCAGAGTAGGTGGGTTCTTCAATGCCAAGTCTAATAAAGGACCCTTGCATCAACCGCCCTCCCAATTGCTTCTAAGTCTAGCTCCCTTCCCTAAGCGGCTATAAGGATCAGACTCTGGGGATCAGGGATTGGGAGGTGGTTTGGGGTActcttttctaaaaattatggGGCCATACTGATTGTCTTGGCCTaggaaaatatgaattttatgtaTCTGTAAATCCTGTCAGAGCAGGGCCTCAAGACATAGAGATGCTGTATATTAATCTTAACCTACATTAGAATTTCTCATTATCtacactatcaacattttgggcTGATTAATTATTTGTGATGAGGGGCTAGCCTGTGCATTGTAGGAGTTATGGCCTCTTCCACCAGATGCTGGTAGATTGTCCagtgtgacaatcaaaaatgtgtccagacattaccaaatgtGTCCAAACATCACCTCCAGGGCAAAATCACCCTTAGTTAAGAACCACTAACCTATATTAACCTTCCAATCAATAAATCAATCAGTCAGAAGTTATGATTTAATTAATCTATCTGAAGTTTCTATCAGGAAGACAGGGTTGAAAgcattatttggtttttttgaacaaattgcaatttttcttttttcagtccaGGTGTTCTCCTCCTATTCAGTTCCCAGAATCAAAGCAATGCATTTTGGAAAGCTCCTAGCAGAGAGACTTTCAGCCCTAAATCTAGACTCAAGGTTCCCAGAGGTGACAAATGGAGAAGAAAGGCCATCAGAGCAAATTTGGGgttttctcaaataaaataaaaataaaaacaaatacagtgtttcagaAGCGCCACCTATTGGGgaaaattgtaaaagaaaaatgaaaagatcaaATAACCCCCTcgatttgaatataattttttgtgttgtaatttttatttctttttgtatagGTCATAATTCACATGGCTCAAATATTCAGTGAAAGATGTCCCTCCACTGCCATCCCCTGCTACCCAGCGACCCTGTTGCCCTCTTCAGATACAaattagtttctctttttttttttttttttttttttttgagacagtcttgctctgtcgtccaggctaaagtgcagtggcaccatctcggctcactgcaacctctgcctcctgggttcaagcgattctcctgcctcaacctcccgggcagctgggattacaggcacacactaccacacctggctaatttttgtatttttagtagagacggggtttcgccctgttggccaagctggtctcgaactcctgacctcaagtgatccgcccgcctcggcctcccaaagtgctgggattacaggtgtcagccaccatgcctggtcttaaAACTAGTTTCTTATATACCTCTCTGGAGGTATTCTAGGCATATATGAGCACATTCTCAAGTACATATTATCCTCCCTTCCCCTATCTTTTAGACAAATGATATCAAACTATACATCTTGTGAGATTATTGCATACCATTATATGAAGAACTCCTTTTTAATGCAGCCATATTGTACAAATAGACTATGATTTATTTAACCTGTTATCTATCAGTGGATATTTAAGTTGGTTCCAATCTTTTGTTCTTACAACAATTCTGCAATGACTAACATTgtataaatatcatttttaaagataattgcaTTGAAGCataatttacatgccataaaatCCACCCATCTTAAGTGATTTCACCTGTTCTCAgaaatttttagtaaatttaactAATTGTACAGCAATTACCATAATCCAGCTTtaggacattttcttttctttttttttttttttttttttttttgaggtggagtcttgctctgtggcccaggctggagtgcagtggcacaatctcagctcactgcaacttctgcctcctgggttcaagcaattctcttgcctcagcctcccgagtagctgagactacaggcacgtgacaccacgcccagctcattttttgtgtatttagtatttgtgtatttagtagagacagggtttcaccatgttggccaggctggtctcaaattcctgacctcaggtgatccacctgcctcaacctcccaaagtgctgggattacaggtgtgagccaccgcgccgggcccgtAACTGTATTTTAATATAGCCATTCTATGGGTTtaatatggtattttattatggtcttaatttgcatttccctagagATTAACCATGCTGAGTGTCCTGTCATGTGTTTATTAAccattcatatatttttagtgaaatgtctattcaaatcttttgcccatttttaagttgACTTATTTGTTTGTCTTCTCACTATTGGGTTGCATATGTCTTTGATAtaagtcttttatcagatatatgatttggaaatattttctaccagtctgtggtttgtttttcttaatggtgtcttttgaagtGCAAAAGGTTTGAATTTTGAAGtacattttatcaattttttcttctatatattgtgcttttggtatcatgtcTAATAAATCTTTACCAAACCCACAGTACAAAGATTTTTCTCCTGtcttctttttatactttttatagttttatggttttagctctaacaataaatgtgattttgaaCATACATAAGACTATTTgtaacaaatacaaataaattgaaTTGTTGAGCACTTGTATttgcatttgtaattttattaactATTGCCAAATTTCACTTTATAGCAGttgtaaacacatacacacacacaaatatatatatatatgtgtgtgtatatatatgtatatatatatgtatatatatatgtatatatatatatatatatgaatgacagggtcttgctctgttgctcaggctggagtgcagtggcacaacattggctcactgcagcctcgactgcccaggctcaagcaatcctcccacctcagcctcctgagtagctgagatttcaggtgtgtgccacaatatccagctaattttttaatttttttttttatagagacagggtatcactatgttgcccaggccagtctcaaactcttggggtcaagtgatcctcccatctcaacctcctaaaatgctgggattacaggtgtgagccactgtgcccagccagattgtACCAATATATACTACcaataacaacaaacaaaagtGCCTGTTACTCCATACATGTTCCAACAGTGTATTATTAAACTTTTGAATCATGCCAACCTGAATGGCTTCTCACTATAattttagtttacatttttcttattaaaaattggaggctaggcgtggtgactcacacctgtaatcccagcacttcgggaggccaaggcgggtggatcacctgaggccagtagttcgagaccagcccagccaacatggcaaaaccctgtctctactaaaaatacaaaaaattagctgggtgtggtggtgggtgcctgtaaacccagctactcagaaggctgagacaggagaattgcttgaatctgggaggtggaggctgcagtgagctaagattgcaccattgcactctagcctggacaacgagagtgaaactccatctcaaaaaaaaaaacaaactggagtaaaccatttgtttttccttctcatgATATATAAGTTCACATCTTTGGTGTTTTTCTTATTGACTTACACTAACCCCTTACATATTTGGGAAACTAGGTCTTTTGTGATATTAGTTGCAAGTCTTTTTCCGACTTTATGTGTTTTTTAACTTTGCTTAAAAAAACACATTGGTTAGTTTTTCATGCATACTTTACAATTATTTGCATGTAGTATAATTCACTGGTCTCTTATGGCCTCTAGGTTACATTTCTTATTTAGAAAGTCTtcctccattttaaaattatccttttttaaaagttcCCCCATGAATTCCTCtagcatttttatggttttattttacgCATTTATATCTTTGacccatcttgaattgattttagCATCAGATCTAATGTAGTAACCAATTTTAAATACAGATAGTTACCCAGTTATTCCAGAAATATTATTGAATGATTCATTTTGTGTCCATTAATTTTAAATGCTGTTACAACCCCACTCACCAGATTATAAGCTCCAAGAAGGAAAAGACTTATGTTTTTTCACTATGGTATCCTTAGGAACTAGAACAGTGGTAGGCACACAAAGATTGCCCagggctttttgtgtgtgtgtggtaaaagATATATAacctaaaatttaccattttaaccttttttttttttgagacagagtctcactctgtcatccaggcactctagtgcagtggcatcatctcagctcactgcaacctctgcctcccaagttcaagcgattctcctgcctcagcctcccaagtagctgagattacaggcgcacatcaacatgctcagctaatttttgtatttttagtagagagagggtttcaccattttgaccaggctggtctcgaacccctgacttccagtgatctgtccacctcggcttcccatagtgctggaattacaggcatgagccactgcacccaaccccattttaactatttttaagtgtaccatTCAATGGCATTAAATATATCCACAATGTGTAGCCATCATCACTACCcatttcagaactttttcatcatcctaaaCAGAAACTTGGTACCCATTAGACAGTAACTCCCACTCTCCTCTCCTTCCAATCCCTGGTGACCTCTATTATACTTTCTCTCTCAAGGAATGTGCCTATTCTGGGTACcacatataaattgaatcatacactATTTAGTCCTTCTGTCTGGCTCGTTTCACTTATCAtaacgttttcaaggttcatcaatgtttcagcatgtatcagaacttcattctt
Coding sequences within:
- the LOC129007973 gene encoding T-cell surface glycoprotein CD3 gamma chain isoform X1, whose product is MEQGKGLAVLILAIILLQGTLAQSIKGNHLVKVYDYQEDGSVLLTCDAEAKNITWFKDGKMIGFLTENKKKWNLGSNTKDPRGMYQCKGSQKKSKPLQVYYRMCQNCIELNAATISGFLFAEIISIFVLAVGVYFIAGQDGVRQSRASDKQTLLPNDQLYQPLKDREDDQYSHLQGNQLRRN
- the LOC129007973 gene encoding T-cell surface glycoprotein CD3 gamma chain isoform X2 yields the protein MKEGTGTLAQSIKGNHLVKVYDYQEDGSVLLTCDAEAKNITWFKDGKMIGFLTENKKKWNLGSNTKDPRGMYQCKGSQKKSKPLQVYYRMCQNCIELNAATISGFLFAEIISIFVLAVGVYFIAGQDGVRQSRASDKQTLLPNDQLYQPLKDREDDQYSHLQGNQLRRN